In uncultured Desulfuromonas sp., the genomic stretch ACCAATGGTCGCCTGCTTTAGCGGCTCATGGACTTCGGGGGAGTGGCGGGCGACCAGAAAGGCTTCCATCTCGGCTTCCGAAGGGATCTCTCCGCGACGAATGAGGATGACGTGATCAAACGGCTGCAATGCCCGATCACTTTGAATCGGCAGACCGTTGCAGATCAGGACATCCGCCTCGGGTTTGATCTGGTCGCGCAAATCGAACAGGCTCTGGTTTTCATCCACCTGTATTTTCTTTTCATTGAGAACGATAATCATGACATATTGACGAGCAGACAGTGCTCTTGGATCCACAAATAGAAAAAGGTCGCGAAAGCGACCTTCGACGGGAAAAATCCCGTATCAAGTGCCGCTTCCCTACGCCGGTATAATCCGGATCAGGTTCTAAGGGTCGTCCCGCAATAGGACTCTCAGTAATAAACTCCCCCAGGGCTTTTCACAATTTTTCAAACAAAAAACTAACGTCCGTATACCTTAAAGTCAACTTTTTTATCGGTTTGCCGTTGTTTTTCAGGGCGGCTTTCCACTAGTATGGGCGCAACCCAAATGAAGACGGTTCGGCCGCGTGTTTTTCGTGCGTTCGACTTATGATAAATGAACATTGTAAAGGAGTGTCGTGATGAGTATTTCCGAGCGTTACCGTGATCTGGTCGATGAGGTTGATGTGATGATCAAGTCCTTTCAGACCGACGAAGCGATCCGTGAGGCCAAACGGGCGTTGCAGGTGCTCAATCAGGCACGCAAAACTCTGGCTGATCTGGCGGAGGATGTTGGTGAGATCCCCCGCATGAAGATTGAGGTGCAGTTGAGTCCGGTGTTACTTGATGCCCATAATCTGCTTGATCGCGGACGCCTGCTTCTGGAAGAGCAGCAGCTCGCTGCGGCACATAAAGTGTGGGACATCCAGAAGAAGCTCTACCGGCTGCTCAACGATTTATAATCTGATCGGGTTCGTTCAGGCGATGCCCGATGCATCGCAATCCTGATTGGTGGCGATCTGCGAGGCACAGACCACTTGATCGCGCCCGGCTTCTTTAGCGGCATACAGCGCTTCGTCAGCGAGTCTCAGCAGGTCATCCTCCTCCTCCACACCATCGGCAGGGCAGGTGGTAACGCCGATGCTGATGGTGATCTCCAGATCGCGAATCTCGCCACTGAACCGCAACTCTTTTGCGGCCAATCGCAGGCGTTCCGCGACTTCGCGGGCACATTCCATGTTGGTGTTCGGTAAAATCAGGGCAAATTCTTCGCCGCCGAAACGGGTGGGGACATCGTAAGGGCGCAGATAGCTGCGCAGCATACGGGCGAGATTGATGAGAACCGTATCGCCGTTAAGATGGCCGTAGCGGTCGTTGATGTTTTTAAAGTGATCAACATCCACCATCAGAAGTGAGAATGATTCTTCGGTGCGTATTTGACGCTGAAACTCTTTTCTTAACGTGCGCATCAGCACGCGGCGATTGTAAAGCTGGGTCAGGGAGTCGGTGCTGGATAAGTTGAGGAGCAGACGATTGCTGCGTTTGAGATTGTCCTGCAGGGTTTTGACTTTCAACTGAACCTTGATGCGGGCAACCAACTCTCCAATGTCCACCGGCTGGACGATATAATCGCTGGCACCCTGTTCAAGCAGGTTGATCTTGGTCTTGGTTCGATTGTCCTCGGCCAGCACGACAAAGGGGATATCGCACAGCTCCGGGTCCTGCTGCATGTGGCGCAGCAATTCCAGGCCCGACAACTGATACACGTGCAATCCACAGACGATCACGTCGATCGGCTCCTTCTCAAGAATCTCCAAGCCCTCGCGACCACTGTTTGTTTCAAAATAGCGGCTGAACGGTGACGTATCTTTGAGTGCGTCTATGATTGTCTGGCGCGTTGACGCAGATAGCGCAACGACCAGGATTCCCGGTCCCATAAGCAATTCCCTGATCCAGTGAAAATCAAATTAAAACAGCATGACAGTCGTTGTCTTCCGCAAGACACTGCGGATTCTTTTTTTCCTATCGACAGAATTGTCCAGGGACTTTATCTGTTTTTATTGGCCGGCATCTTTAGCAGGATGTTGAAAAACAGTCTGTGCCGTGTCTGGACGGGCGACCAAAATCAAGGAGCGTTTTTTAAGTCCTTGATTTTGTAAAGAAGACGGAAATTGCATTTTTGGATGCCACCGTTGAAAAGCCCACGGAAGGGATTTTTTCAACATCCTGTCAGTTAAGCAACACTCTTCTCGCTCTGCTCTGGAACGTTTTGACAAAGAGAATTTTTTGCTTTGGCTAGGCAGCTGGTGTATACGAGATATAATAGAGAAAACGGGCCGTATTTTTACAGTGTAATGAAGTAGTCAAAAAGGAGTAAAGCGATGGCGTTGGTTAAAACCTGGTACGACATTGATGCTGCTGCCGAAAAGTTCGGTATCAAAGAAGCCACCCTTAAATTTTGGGCGTTGGAAGGCTTGGTGCGCAGCGAGCGGGAAGAGGGTGACATTGTTCGTGTGCATATCGATGACGTCCGTTTGCAGGTCGCGGATATGATCAAGGAAGCCGAATCTAAATCCTAAGCCTTTCAGGATGTTCCCATGTCATGTGATGTTGTTGTAATCGGTGGCGGTATTGTCGGTACCGCGACCGCGTTGGCCTTAACCTCCCAGGTCAAGGATTGCCGAGTTCTCGTTGTTGAAAAAGAAGCCACCCTTGCCGCCCATCAGACGGGCAATAACAGTGGTGTGATCCATTCCGGGCTCTATTATCGTCCCGGTTCTCTCAAAGCGAAAAACTGTGTTGAAGGGCGTGATGCCCTGTATGCGTTTTGTGCTGAGCACTCCATTCCACATGAACAGTGCGGCAAGGTGGTCGTGGCCACCAGTGAAGAAGAATTGCCGGCATTGGCCGAGTTGGAACGGCGTGGCCGCGCCAACGGGCTTAAAGGGGTTGAACGCCTTGACGCCGAGGGGATTCGTCGCCGCGAACCCCATGTTCAAGGTGTTGCCGGATTGCTGGTGGCGGAAACCGGCATCGTCGACTTTGTCCAAGTCGTGCAAACCTATGCGCGTCTGATCAAAGAGCGTGGTGGTGATATTCGTCTCAACTGTGTGGTGGAGCGAGTGGAGCGTCACGACCAGGGCTTTGTCTTGCATACCAGCCAGGGACGGATAGAGGCTCCTTTTATCATCAACTGTGCCGGGCTGCAGTGTGACCGGGTGGCATTGATGTGTGGTTCTCAGCCGCACATGCGCATTGTACCGTTTCGTGGTGAATACTACACCCTGGCTGAACGCTGCCGCTCCAAGGTCAAACACCTGATCTATCCGGTCCCCGATGCAAAATTTCCTTTCCTCGGCGTGCATTATACCCGCATGATTAACGGTGAGGTCGAAGCCGGGCCCAACGCGGTTCTCTCCTTCAAACGCGAAGGGTATCAGCGCAGTAGCTTTTCTTTGCGCGATACCCTCGAAACCCTGACCTATCCGGGTTTTCTGTCGATGGCGCGCCGATTCTGGCGGGTGGGCCTGCATGAATACCATCGCTCGTTTTCCAAACGCAAATTTGTGGCCGATCTGCAGAAACTGATGCCCGATCTGGTTGGTGAGGATATCGTCCGAGGCGGTGCCGGAGTACGGGCTCAGGCCGTGGCTGAAGACGGCTCCCTGCTCGATGATTTCAAAATCCTTGATGAACCGGGTTTGATCCATGTGCTTAACGCACCCTCTCCGGCAGCGACCGCTTCGTTGAGTATTGGTAAAACTATTGCCGAAAAAGCTGCTGCGCATTTTGCCTTGACACCGGTGTAATCTCAGAAAAAACGGTGCCTGTTCTCTTTTGCGGCAACGTCTGTTTTTTTGATTGTCTAACATATTGTAACTTTAGCCGGGGTAGTCCTATGACCCAACGCATCCATCTGATTGAATCGAGTGTTCTGCTGTATCTGGTTATCGGCTTTGTTCAGGGGTGTGTCGGCTGGGCCGGGGTGTTCTGGTGGCCTAAAAGTCATCCTCTCGCGGCGAGTGTGGTGTTGTGTGCGATGACGGCAACTGCCGTTATGGGGCTGACTGCACAGTTGACTGCAGGGAAGCATTTTAATCGTCAGGTGCTGGTTTTGACCCTTCTTCTCGGTGGTGTTGTGGCTCTGGCCTCAGTCTGGGTGCTGTGGCAGATGGCGGGCTCCTCTCAACCGTCCAACCGGGGGGTGACGGTTTTAATGACCAGTTGGACGGTCTCTTCATTTGTGCTGGCCTATATTCTGATCCCCTTTATTCAGGCCTGGCCGACACGCAAGCAGGGTCGCTATCGGTACTCTGACCTTTACCGCCACAGTTGGGATAATTTTTTTATTCTGCTGGTGGCGGCAATGTTGACTCTAGGCTTCTGGCTGTTGATTGTTCTGTGGGTCATGCTGTTCAAGATGGTGGGGATTGAGTTGTTTGAAACTCTATTCTTCAATGCCGTGTTCCCCTGGCTGAGTCTGGCAATGGTGTTCTCACTGGGGATTCGTCTGGCACGCAACCATGAGTCTGTGATCGGTGCCCTGCGTAAGATCGCTCTGTCGTTGTGCGCCTTTTTGATGCCGCTGACGGCGGTTATTACCATCCTGCTGGGGGGCAGCTTGCCCTTTACCGGACTCAGTCCGATTTGGGATACAGGCTATTCAACACCGATTCTGCTGTGCCTG encodes the following:
- a CDS encoding diguanylate cyclase; this translates as MGPGILVVALSASTRQTIIDALKDTSPFSRYFETNSGREGLEILEKEPIDVIVCGLHVYQLSGLELLRHMQQDPELCDIPFVVLAEDNRTKTKINLLEQGASDYIVQPVDIGELVARIKVQLKVKTLQDNLKRSNRLLLNLSSTDSLTQLYNRRVLMRTLRKEFQRQIRTEESFSLLMVDVDHFKNINDRYGHLNGDTVLINLARMLRSYLRPYDVPTRFGGEEFALILPNTNMECAREVAERLRLAAKELRFSGEIRDLEITISIGVTTCPADGVEEEDDLLRLADEALYAAKEAGRDQVVCASQIATNQDCDASGIA
- a CDS encoding MerR family transcriptional regulator is translated as MALVKTWYDIDAAAEKFGIKEATLKFWALEGLVRSEREEGDIVRVHIDDVRLQVADMIKEAESKS
- the lhgO gene encoding L-2-hydroxyglutarate oxidase is translated as MSCDVVVIGGGIVGTATALALTSQVKDCRVLVVEKEATLAAHQTGNNSGVIHSGLYYRPGSLKAKNCVEGRDALYAFCAEHSIPHEQCGKVVVATSEEELPALAELERRGRANGLKGVERLDAEGIRRREPHVQGVAGLLVAETGIVDFVQVVQTYARLIKERGGDIRLNCVVERVERHDQGFVLHTSQGRIEAPFIINCAGLQCDRVALMCGSQPHMRIVPFRGEYYTLAERCRSKVKHLIYPVPDAKFPFLGVHYTRMINGEVEAGPNAVLSFKREGYQRSSFSLRDTLETLTYPGFLSMARRFWRVGLHEYHRSFSKRKFVADLQKLMPDLVGEDIVRGGAGVRAQAVAEDGSLLDDFKILDEPGLIHVLNAPSPAATASLSIGKTIAEKAAAHFALTPV